The genomic stretch GGACCTACAAAAATCACCAACAATAGGTAAGGTAAAACCCCACAAAATGGGTATGGACATGGACACAGGTAATTACCCACAAAAATAAGCGGGTAGAGATACCTTAGTACCAACCCCATCCAATACCCACATAATATATATTTATACATTGTTAGTTTTATTATTAGGTATACATgttaatttataaattttattaaATGCATCACTATTAAACTTGTATgcattttaatataaatatatttttaatttgtTAACTCAATAATATCATCATTGTTTTTTTAATATTGTTACAAATTTAAAATGACATGATAAATTATAAAtgatatattattttttattaaaaatacGGGTAAACGGGTATGAGTATGGATACGGGTACGAGTACAAACATTGATGCCCACACAGGAGGATTTTTTAAACCGCGAGTATGAGGACAAGTATTATAATACCCTGCCCAAACCCTGTTGTCATACCTCAATTTTGCCCCTCATTCAATaaatcaatacattcatcatgaCATTTGCATTATCTGCataacataacatgcatttcatctcACATAATACTTAAAATGTTGACCAGAATAAATTTTCGGATCTATAAATAAACCGGTTGAATCAGTTTTCAAATGTACATGAAATTAGCTGACGAGaaatttcaaaatcgagcttgCAGACGTCAATTTTATTAGTTTACGGTTCACGTAATTTAACCTGAcatgctcattttattttttgaCTTTTCCCTCGCATTTTCATCAGTCTGAGCCTTTTAAACCGGGTTTTTGTTTCAAAATTTGACCAAAACCTGTCTGTATTCCAGAGGTTTATTTTAcgttgatcattttagtgcattcgatttaatttttcgaACATTTTTGCGCtcgacttttattcattttgagtccttttatttttttggtcaaaatttccaaaaaaaaattaaatagaattaaTTGTGGtttcatttcaattttattttttttattttattttaattcatttttagttgttttaattgttttaattgtttcaaactcatttcatacTACAAAAATATCTAAGGGCATTTTAGTCTCATTTCAAAATTATTATAACGCTAGGTGTGTGTTATATAGGGCTGGACAACGGGTCGGGCCGGGAGGTTTCGGGCCCAAAACCCTCACCCAGTCCAACCCACGGTTCATATATGAAGGCCCATTTCCGCCCAATATCAACACGATTTGGACGGGTTCGGTTTGTGCGGATTGCGGGTTAGTTTAAGCAGTTTATTCAGGTTATTAGGTTGATTCATTTTAAGACATCTATTAGCAATTATTAAAATCTTTCCAGTATCAAGAATCTAGGTTAAAAAATCTTATTTCAAAGGCCCCTTTAAACTAGCCAAAATAGCACACACGTTTTCAATAATACAACTCATATCAACACCAATAGATAACTGTTTTAAAAAAAACACATCAACAGTCTATAGATAACCATTATGGTTACTATGAGCTTTAATTACATGCATTGAAACCTTTCCAACATACATCAAGAATAATATAGTAAGTTAGAAAAAGCAGTGGTGGTGCAAGAACAAACTGTATTCCTTAGTTGTTACCTCCTCAATGTCCCACTCATCGACGCGGTCATTGGCTTCACTACTCCTGGGAGACCATATGAACCCCTCTAGCATACCAGACAACTTTTCCATTTTATCTCCCAAGACTGCTAATTCTCTCCAGCCTCTTTGGCCACGCATCATCTCATCCATTCTGCCTCAATATTAGGTGCTTATAAAGGTTGGTTGAGATCTTTTAAGTTGAGGTGAAAAAGTTGATTTCATTTTGAGAGGAATTTGATCCTTTTAGCTTCTATATTTATTTAGCTTCTAGCTACATGCTAAGTAGTAAAAGCCACCAACGGTAAGGTGTGTTACAAAGGAAACTTCAAAATGAAAGCAACAAGCTAGAGACAATACCAAACACTTGAGCCACCCAACTTTCTAAGCAATGAAATAAAATTGCTTATTGACAGTTTACAGGTGCAAATCCAATGATGTGATTCCAGTCcaaaataataaatttaaatggcatgaaagaaagaaaaaaaacatcCCTTTGCTGTTTTTCGAAAATGAGCATGGATGGGAAAAAACAATACTGTGAAAACATAAGGACGGGATACTAACCTCCATGGCCATCATAAACACCAAAGTAAGACGTAGACTCATCCAAATACGGATGAGCTGCATGATGGCAAGTCATGTAGAAGAATTAAAACTCATATCGAATAAATTTTGATATAATAATGGACTACTAAAATACAAGAGAATCAAGGTGGACCAAACATGAAGCACCTGCGTCACATACATGCTAATCACTAGAAGAGGACAATTTTCCCTCTACTAAGTTGAAACTTTACCATTCCTATTTATGAATTCACAATAATATATGACTGAAATCAGTTTTATTAATGTGCACATAATGATACCTCCACACCTCATTGTAGTATATTAATGATGAAACAGTAATCTATAAGTTTTTTATACAAAAGATAAAGATAAGTTACAACTCAATTTACAATATTCTAAGTCAACAGTGCAAATAACAAGTAAACAACAACTTCTAAAACAACTTCCCACACATGCAACCGTGCGTGAATTTAACAGCATCACACATATATAGCACATCATTAAACATAAATCGAATTGCTGTAAAAAGCGATATACAAAACAAGTAAACAACAATATATGAaccaaaaaaagaaaagaatagtTACAACATCTTCCATAGAAGCACGCCGGCCCTGCATCGAAGACAAACCGAAGCGAAGCATTCCATTCTCACCATCTTCAGAGGCCTTTTCAGTTTTTGGAGCGCTCAGGTATATCCCCATCTCAAACTGCAATCACAAaacacacaaaagaaaaaaacCAACACTGAGTCACAAAAAAACTATGCACTATCAATCACATCAAATCAGTGAAGGAAATAACCCCTTGAAATATATGTTATAACTACAGATCAAAACTACATCAAGCTACTTCAAACATAAAACAAACATATAAAGATTAACTCAATACATTCGTCAAAAGAAAACCTCAAGAAAACAGATAATCCTTCATTTAAGCATTAGAACGAAAGCAAGAAAAATGATAAAACGATAAAAAGAGTGAAATACCAATGCTCAATGACGACAACAGTCTGGGCAGTCACTTCTTTAACAGCTCCAGAGCCTTCACCTTCTTCTTTCACTTCCCAAACGGATGGAGTGATGGGGGAAAAACTTAAATATAAAGCAAAATAAAACCTGTTGAAACTTTCTATTAGTTAAGAGAAAAACCAAGAGATGTGTAAAAAGTATTAATGTTTCATCACTTACTAGTTGCCATAAGAGAGGGAACAAAACTCTTTGATATAATAAACCGTTTCATCACTTTAGTAAGTTAGATCAATGGTACTTACTGGCCAGaaactcatatatatatatatatatatatataatatatatatatatatatatatatatatatatatatatatatatatatatatatatatatatatatatatatatatataggtcATGCATGACTCCAAAAAATCAAAAGTCATAGTTGACCTGAAAAATTGGACAACATAAACATTAGTTAAAAGAAGGCCTTAATTAATAAACAAATATCAACAAATAAAATATTTCAATTTGAAGTAAAACAGGTGGAGAATCACCATCAACAGGTATTTCAATAGTCCACTGGAACAACCACAAAACAACTTCAGTAGAGCTGTCATCGACAAGAACAACATCGTTAATCTGCAAGAACATACAACTGTAATTTTACATATTAGACATAATAATTTGACTTAATATGCAAGAATGTAATAAGTTATACTTAACCTATCTTTTTCTGTTAGCAACGACGCAATTGAAGCAAAATTCGACGGATTCTGTTACTTAGTAGCCTAGCTATTTTCTTCAAAATCCAAGAGACAAAATATAAGTACATATTCTTCATTCGGCCATTGAgtagtgatatatatatatatatatatatatatatatatatatatatatatatatatatatatatatatatatatatatatatcatgcaTGACTCCAAAAAATCAAAAAACATAGTTGACCTGGAAAATTGGACAACATAAACATTAGTTAACAAAAATAATAAGTAAATAATGATATACATACATCCATTTCAAGCACAACCCGAAGGTTGTGGCTGAGATTGTGATGATGAGACACCTGATACTCCTTTTGCTGCTAAAGACATTTGTTGAAACtctaaaataattaaataaacaattttTAATAAGGCATAATTATACAACATTACATCATATTTATTAGAAATTCAGTAATAAATTTACCTATTACAATATCTTCTGAAAGCTCAAAATCTTCCATGAGATTCATATCTTTGAAATAGGTAAAAGAAGGCCTTAACCAATTCTGGGTGCAAATAAAAGCCTCGGCCATTTAAGCAGTTAGAGAACTCCTATAGGTTTCTTGACTCTCCCTCCTGTGCTAAAAGCACTTTCAGAAGCAACAATAGACACTGGTGTGGCTAAAATATCTTTAGCAATTGTAGATAAAATAGGATATTCGATTGAATTACGTTTCCACCACACAAGAATGTCAAAGTTAGGATCCCTTTTGACACATTTACTAGAATTATACACCTCAAGCTCATTTTGTTGATCAATCGAGTCTTGCTCCTCTAAATGTTGCTCAAAAGCATCGACTCTAGCCATAAGTGATGAACGGGAAGCAGATGCATTTGTTTCATCATTGGAGACATTATTTCCACCACTACCAAGAGGATGTATGGAATTATGTTCTTGGTCATAAGCTTGCTTATACCAATCATACAACTTTTGTAAATTCTCTTTTATAGATTTTACCAAGTCACTACCAAACTTTGATCCAACTCCATACATGTCCTTAAACGCCCACTCAATGTAACTCAATTTGTACCTTGGATCAAGAATAATACCAAAATATATCATCTTGTTCATCTTATCAGGACTTCCCCAATATCTATTATATTTTTCCATCATATCTCCACCCACACTTGCGAAAAAATCATTTAAGTTCAAAGTAGCTTGCTTTAACTCACAATAAATGGCAGAGACTTGGTGAAAACAAGTATGCAAACTCACATTTTGAGAGGTCGAAAAAGTCTTAGTTGCTTCATAGAATAACTTTAGGAAAGCGCTAAAAGCCCTAGCAATGTCCCAATCATCATTACTAGGGGGATTACCTTTTCCAAAGAACTCCCTATAGCTCGACTTTCATCCTCAAGCTTTTCAAAAGCGAGTTGAAACTTCTTCGCAGCCTCTAGCATTAAATATGTCGCGTTCCAATGAGTTGAAACATCAAGACATACTGATTTTTTGCAAGTTATTCCAGCAAATTCAATGCATTCTTTAAACTTGGCTGCCCTATGAGGTGAGTACTTAACAAATCTAACAGCATCTCTAACACTAGTTACAGATAAATGTTTATCTTTCAAACCCTCATTTACCACCAAGTTCAAAATGTGAGTTGAACACCTCATATGAAAACACTTTCCATCCCCCATTAACCCATTCATATTTTCTATTTTTCTCTTTAGATATGTCACAACAACATCATTTGAAGTGGCATTATCAACAGTTATGGTTGACACATTCCTAATTCCCCAATCCCTTAACATTTATTCAATCTTCCTACCTACAGTTTCACCTTTGTGGTTTGGAATTACGGTAAAGCTTATAATTCTTTTTTGATACTTCCATTCGTTATCCACAAAGTGTGCCGTAAGGGTCAAGTAGTTGAGATTTTATATAGAAGCCCAGCAATCAGTAGTAAGTGCTACCCtattgatcggaaaaatagcaagtgtactatttttatcgatgtagtaataaggagttttattcccaagtattgatctcagggattgcgtaggaaatacttattttacttctgattctatttgaacaaaaacacaatggtttggttggttttgggaatttataacaacaaacacaaaaaaatagtaaagaataattgattaagatgaaacatgctagggtgagtggttgatttaactagttatgaattcaagtcaagatttcctcaatacacatgaaacattcaattacctaacctcagaatgttcttccttaagtccttaatgaagaaactattaaactaccaattcttactcaaatgtccattcaactaatcattggttttaatcataaacaatatcaaggtttatggtgatttacaaaagttcctaatcctaggtgatgcaattataaacccaattgtgtgaaaaccctaacaatcacaatcctgttattgatagtcatagatccaattgtatttgtctgatacaaaagcataataacatcacacaattgaattgaaatacgtaacatagtaataagAAAATACATGGTTCGAATTCATAACATAAGATCAAATCAGGACCATCCCCCTaacattggggggtttagcctctcatagtatttaaagaaatcatagtgtggaaattaaacattacaaagaattaggagattttgatcttcaatggttgatgcccttgaatctcgccgtcttcaaatcctccgtagtagctataTTCTCCAGTGCAATGTTTTTCTCTCGTACGTCAAAAAGTCCCCTTCTCTTTCTTTCCAAAGTCTTCTAATACCCTCAGATGGTTTTTTTCTCCCAGCAAGAAGTCCAAAATACCCTTAATGAACAGGGCAGATCCACATAACATAAAGTAAAGTTTCTCAACcgcgcccatcaacacgggccgtgtggattcacacgggtgcccgtgttgctcttCAAAAGTTGTGTTTTTTAAAGTAAGCTATagaggcatcaacacgggccgtgttgatgtacacgggtgcccgtgttaacccCCTGACTCCCCTCTTTGAGTGCTCCTTCCTGGCAAACgacacgggccgtgttgatgTACACGGGAGTCCGTGTTGACCTTCCGCATCTTCATATTTTGGCCTTCTGGAGCATCCAACACTCAGCTATTAGTCCTTTTGAACCTATGCAACAACCTGCAACACTAACACTACCAAATCGAAACATAAAAGAGACTTTTTGACACAAACATGtaacaaaatgcaatgcaataataaactaacgaaacatgttaaatgactttaaaacaactaaaaacaaccacaaatcttaccaaagtgatgaaaatatgccggataaaaggtgggaattcaatggaaatggtgatcggtcacaaccccaaacttgtctaattgcttgtcctcaagtgatgtattgagtccaaacaaaggtcacccacgaattcactttccacaatgcaaccttgtccttcacaacttgtgttcttcctttccaatcaaGTTTTCGGTTTTCCCGACTCAAACTGTCCACCATATTTCCACATCAGAGGCCTCGTTACCTGCAAGCTTTTTCACATACTCACAACATCTCTCATGGTTAGGGTGTTTACACTCACAACACAAcatgcaataccaaactcttaaatttgaataaattctaattaCACTACAACAACATATTCCACACACTTTATGAGGTCTTTTcggttgtaacggggcttgggtacggtaGGATAGACACAGAAATGGATAACAAATGGTTTTGAACTCGGCATTCATGTTGtttgattttttcttttttttccgTGCTTAACTCATAACTCTGGGGGTTTATTCACTTTTGACTCTTTTTAACTCAATTCTCTGTGAGCATTTTACaggtgttagagtcttaagtcttGGCAAGTGCATTTTTTTATTAGGACATACACACGTCTCTTCTTTTTGCATTACTTTTAGATCTCTTCTTATGCACTCGCCCTTTCTTTAAAgattaccaccccaaacttagctttttgCACATTTTGTAACTTACAACAATCATGCCGATTAATGGAAGAAAGGAATGATTAATGGTTAATATGGGGTTTATTACGAACAAAAGGCTAAGGAtcaacggggttcacgaagggTAAACATACAAATAGGGATGAATAGAAAGGCTCTGGGCTAAACAAAtaacttgcctcagtgtgtgttgtcatgctgtgaagTCTCAAAAGAACATACACAAAGTCAGAGTGATAGAGTCATACCTGGATGAACTCTCATGATGATATTTAGTGTTTGGCCTTTGtattctcaccatgttggttaaacttacaagctctgaagcctcctAGTGTCATGTAGTTTCTTTTCCGATTCGGTTCTACCATACCACTCTCTCGGTCcagtgtcaccaaattgtgtccgacttttactttctcatggttgcatcaacttccggggtaCCTTAACAGAACAAGTATGGGGagtgtctttcatccactacaatcgatcccggattcgtccaacaatttctcatcactctgtacacacaggtaaacaataaaaacaaaatacTACGACAACAGAAGCAAAAACGAAAGCCAAAAACGATGAAGGAAAACATGAATAAAATGAAAacgaaataaaacatgaaaggaacccccccccccccccccccacacacacacacacctaaaCTAAACATTGAtctcaatgtttaaatccagatacaaaggggactcacagcgactactgTTGTGGAGGAGGtggaggctaggttaacaatggaggaagagAGACTGAGAGTCTTGTAAAACCATAATAATGAAGGATAAGTGGTGGAGATGAGTTATAAGCCAAGTGGGTCCCACCacttaaaacaaaaaaaattcaaaaatccATCCCGTACaaaacaacacgggccgtgtgtatctacacgggtgcccgtgttggTGATCTGGTTTCCTCCTCTCTGCACACGCCCACTTCTTTGGTCCAGGGCaatcaacacgggccgtgttgttcaacacgggcgcccgtgttggTGATCTGGCTCCCTCAACATTTGAAAATTGTTTTGTTGTTTTActgcacttgtgtggtttccttccattttgaggtgtttgtgactttgcccttcTAATTATCCTCCTCCCCTAcaacaaaattttagcacacacaaagaaaaagaaaaacgaaataaattagaaatcaaacgcgtgggttgcctcccacgaagtgcttcgtttaacgtcgcatggctcgacggttcatttctcttatcatggggggtatttcaggttcaaaaccttgttgcacctcttgtctatAAATCGGACattgtctcttttatcagtgtggactcctttgtgccacgattcctttttaaccttcCTTTCGGTGTTAGGAATCTTTCCGTTTAGAGTGGATACTAGTAGTGGTGAGACTTTGGTAGTATTCAATGTCttgattaagcctacttgatactgagattctgtatcttcctccatctcctggtcttcaatagcattcaatgttatttccttgttgtgaactttcaaggttaacgtgcactcatccatgtcgagcttgcatcgactcgtcttcatgaaaggtcgacccagaatgatgggtgcctcattgtcttcaggtatgtctaggattacaaaatcgactggAAAAGTCAAAtccgctattgttaccagcacatcttcagctataccatatgcatcttttcttgagtgatccgcaaacttcagattggtctttatatcattgatatttttaatacccagcctatgatagatcgataatggcatcagattcacactagctccagaatctattagtacctttttgaaggttctttctttgattgtgcatggaactgtgacggttcctggatccttttgtttgttaggaatgttctgctccagggagtttgcattatattgttccttaccggatacctgttctttagtggttggtttcttttcagccattacctcttccacgaatttcttgtacatgggcatcctttcaagtgcttcaaacaaggccatataaccctcaatccttttaaacattgtcatgaatttctctaagtctgactcactaggttctttctttgtcattctctgggggtagggcaacttaatcaccaGTTTAGTTCCTTTTatagtttc from Lathyrus oleraceus cultivar Zhongwan6 chromosome 7, CAAS_Psat_ZW6_1.0, whole genome shotgun sequence encodes the following:
- the LOC127102451 gene encoding zinc finger BED domain-containing protein RICESLEEPER 1-like; the encoded protein is MLRDWGIRNVSTITVDNATSNDVVVTYLKRKIENMNGLMGDGKCFHMRCSTHILNLVVNEGLKDKHLSVTSVRDAVRFVKYSPHRAAKFKECIEFAGITCKKSVCLDVSTHWNATYLMLEAAKKFQLAFEKLEDESRAIGSSLEKQATLNLNDFFASVGGDMMEKYNRYWGSPDKMNKMIYFGIILDPRYKLSYIEWAFKDMYGVGSKFGSDLVKSIKENLQKLYDWYKQAYDQEHNSIHPLGSGGNNVSNDETNASASRSSLMARVDAFEQHLEEQDSIDQQNELEVYNSSKCVKRDPNFDILVWWKRNSIEYPILSTIAKDILATPVSIVASESAFSTGGRVKKPIGVL